In Halopseudomonas xinjiangensis, a single genomic region encodes these proteins:
- the rpoB gene encoding DNA-directed RNA polymerase subunit beta, giving the protein MAYSYTEKKRIRKDFGKLPHVMDVPYLLAIQLDSYREFLQAGVDKDHVRDIGLHAAFKSVFPIISYSGNAALEYVGYRLGEPAFDVKECVLRGVTFAVPLRVKVRLIIFDRESSNKAIKDIKEQEVYMGEIPLMTENGTFVINGTERVIVSQLHRSPGVFFDHDRGKTHSSGKLLYSARVIPYRGSWLDFEFDPKDSVFVRIDRRRKLPATVLLRALGYQTEEVLDIFYDTNKFAVKGEMLELELVPQRLRGEIATFDIKDDKGKVIVEKGRRVTARHINQLEKAGISSLEVPFEYVIGRTIAKPVVHPATGEILVECNAEITPDVVGKLIKAQVSGLETLYTNDIDCGPFISDTLRIDNTSSQLEALVEIYRMMRPGEPPTKDAAETLFSNLFFSSDRYDLSAVGRMKFNRRIGRDEIEGPGVLSKEDIIDVLKTLVDIRNGKGVVDDIDHLGNRRVRSVGEMAENQFRVGLVRVERAVKERLSMAESEGLMPQDLINAKPVAAAVKEFFGSSQLSQFMDQNNPLSEITHKRRVSALGPGGLTRERAGFEVRDVHPTHYGRVCPIETPEGPNIGLINSLATYARTNQYGFLESPYRRVKDAVVTDDIVFLSAIEEADHVIAQASAKVEDGRLTDDLVAVRHMNEFTVKAPQEVTLMDVSPRQVVSVAASLIPFLEHDDANRALMGSNMQRQAVPTLRAEKPLVGTGMERNVARDSGVCVIARRGGVIDSVDASRIVVRVADDEVEAGEAGVDIYALTKYTRSNQNTCINQRPLVKKGDVVQRKDILADGSSVDMGELALGQNMRVAFMPWNGYNFEDSILVSERVVQEDRFTTIHIQELTCVSRDTKLGPEEITSDIPNVGEAALGKLDEAGIVYVGAEVGPGDILVGKVTPKGETQLTPEEKLLRAIFGEKASDVKDTSLRVPTGTKGTVIDVQVFIRDGVERDSRALAIEKEQLDEIRKDLQEEFRIVETATFERLSASLVGQSVEGGAGLKKGTVLTEEILGGIERGQWFKLRMTEDSYNEQLEMAQAYLTDRRKLLDDKFEDKKRKLQQGDDLAPGVLKIVKVYLAIKRRIQPGDKMAGRHGNKGVISVIMPIEDMPHDENGTPVDIVLNPLGVPSRMNVGQILETHLGLAAKGLGEKINRMLEEQRKIADLRKFLGEVYNMGGRIEDLDSLTDDEIIELAGNLRGGVPMATAVFDGAQEHEIKHMLRLADLPESGQMRLYDGRTGNTFDRPVTVGYMYMLKLNHLVDDKMHARSTGSYSLVTQQPLGGKAQFGGQRFGEMEVWALEAYGAAYTLQEMLTVKSDDVNGRTKMYKNIVDGDHRMEAGMPESFNVLVKEIRSLGIDIELESE; this is encoded by the coding sequence ATGGCTTACTCATACACTGAGAAAAAACGTATCCGCAAGGACTTTGGCAAACTGCCGCATGTCATGGATGTGCCCTACCTGCTGGCGATTCAGCTGGATTCCTATCGGGAATTCCTGCAAGCCGGCGTGGACAAGGATCATGTTCGTGATATCGGTCTGCACGCGGCCTTCAAATCTGTTTTCCCCATTATCAGCTATTCCGGTAATGCGGCGCTTGAATACGTCGGTTACCGGTTGGGCGAGCCGGCTTTCGATGTCAAGGAATGCGTACTGCGGGGCGTGACCTTCGCCGTTCCGCTGCGCGTGAAAGTACGCCTGATCATTTTTGATCGTGAGTCGTCGAATAAGGCGATCAAGGACATCAAGGAGCAGGAAGTCTACATGGGGGAAATCCCCCTCATGACCGAGAACGGTACCTTCGTAATCAACGGTACCGAGCGCGTCATCGTTTCCCAGTTGCACCGCAGCCCGGGTGTGTTCTTCGATCACGACCGTGGTAAGACGCACAGTTCTGGCAAGCTGCTGTACTCAGCCCGCGTGATTCCTTACCGCGGCTCCTGGTTGGACTTCGAGTTCGACCCAAAGGACAGCGTATTCGTGCGTATCGACCGTCGCCGCAAGTTGCCGGCGACTGTCCTGCTGCGTGCACTCGGTTATCAGACCGAGGAAGTGCTGGATATTTTCTACGACACCAACAAGTTTGCCGTGAAAGGCGAAATGCTGGAGCTCGAATTGGTTCCCCAGCGCCTACGGGGCGAGATCGCGACGTTCGATATTAAGGATGACAAGGGCAAGGTCATCGTCGAGAAAGGCCGTCGCGTCACTGCGCGGCACATCAATCAGCTGGAAAAGGCCGGAATCAGCAGTCTGGAAGTGCCTTTTGAGTACGTGATCGGCCGCACCATTGCCAAGCCGGTGGTACATCCGGCGACCGGCGAGATCCTGGTTGAGTGCAACGCGGAGATTACTCCCGATGTGGTCGGCAAGCTGATCAAGGCGCAGGTCTCCGGGCTGGAAACGCTGTACACCAACGACATCGACTGCGGTCCGTTCATCTCCGACACGCTGCGTATCGACAACACCAGCAGCCAGCTCGAAGCTCTGGTTGAGATCTACCGCATGATGCGTCCGGGGGAGCCGCCGACCAAAGATGCCGCGGAGACACTGTTCTCCAACCTCTTCTTCAGCAGCGATCGTTACGACCTGTCTGCCGTAGGCCGGATGAAGTTCAACCGCCGGATCGGTCGCGATGAAATCGAAGGCCCCGGTGTACTGAGCAAGGAAGATATCATCGACGTGCTGAAGACGCTCGTCGATATTCGTAACGGCAAAGGCGTAGTCGATGACATCGATCACCTGGGTAACCGCCGTGTCCGTTCGGTCGGTGAGATGGCCGAAAACCAGTTCCGTGTAGGTCTGGTCCGCGTAGAGCGTGCGGTCAAGGAACGTCTGTCGATGGCTGAAAGCGAAGGCCTGATGCCGCAGGATCTGATCAACGCCAAGCCAGTTGCGGCAGCGGTGAAGGAGTTCTTCGGTTCCAGCCAGCTGTCCCAGTTCATGGACCAGAACAACCCGCTGTCCGAGATCACTCACAAGCGCCGCGTGTCGGCTCTTGGGCCGGGCGGCCTGACCCGCGAACGTGCCGGTTTCGAAGTCCGTGACGTACACCCGACTCACTACGGTCGTGTGTGCCCGATCGAGACGCCGGAAGGTCCGAACATCGGTCTGATCAACTCGTTGGCGACCTATGCCCGCACCAACCAGTACGGCTTCCTCGAAAGCCCGTACCGTCGGGTGAAGGATGCGGTCGTCACCGATGACATCGTATTCCTGTCTGCGATCGAGGAAGCTGATCATGTCATCGCCCAGGCGAGCGCCAAGGTCGAAGATGGTCGCCTGACCGACGACCTGGTTGCCGTGCGTCACATGAACGAATTCACCGTCAAGGCGCCACAGGAAGTGACGCTGATGGACGTATCGCCGCGCCAGGTCGTGTCGGTCGCTGCGTCGCTGATTCCGTTCCTCGAACACGACGACGCCAACCGCGCACTGATGGGTTCGAACATGCAGCGTCAGGCCGTCCCGACACTGCGTGCGGAGAAGCCGCTGGTCGGTACCGGTATGGAGCGTAACGTTGCTCGCGATTCCGGCGTGTGCGTCATTGCCCGCCGTGGCGGCGTTATCGACTCGGTCGATGCCAGCCGTATCGTGGTTCGCGTAGCAGATGACGAAGTTGAAGCCGGTGAAGCGGGCGTGGATATCTATGCCCTGACCAAGTACACCCGTTCCAACCAGAACACCTGCATCAACCAGCGTCCGCTGGTGAAGAAAGGAGACGTGGTTCAGCGCAAGGATATCCTCGCCGACGGTTCTTCCGTCGACATGGGCGAATTGGCGCTTGGCCAGAACATGCGCGTGGCGTTCATGCCCTGGAATGGCTACAACTTCGAAGACTCGATTCTGGTCTCGGAGCGCGTCGTTCAGGAAGATCGTTTCACGACTATTCACATTCAGGAACTGACCTGCGTATCGCGCGACACCAAGCTGGGGCCAGAGGAAATCACCTCTGACATTCCCAATGTCGGCGAAGCCGCGCTGGGCAAGCTGGATGAGGCCGGTATCGTTTACGTTGGCGCTGAAGTTGGCCCCGGCGACATTCTGGTCGGCAAGGTCACGCCCAAGGGCGAAACCCAGCTGACTCCGGAAGAGAAACTGTTGCGCGCAATCTTCGGTGAGAAGGCGTCCGACGTGAAAGACACCTCCCTGCGTGTGCCAACCGGCACCAAGGGCACTGTGATCGACGTTCAGGTGTTCATTCGTGACGGCGTCGAGCGCGACTCGCGCGCGCTGGCAATCGAGAAAGAGCAGCTGGACGAAATCCGCAAGGATCTGCAGGAAGAGTTCCGGATCGTCGAGACCGCCACCTTCGAGCGTCTTAGCGCTTCGCTGGTCGGCCAGAGTGTCGAAGGCGGTGCTGGTCTGAAGAAGGGTACCGTGCTCACCGAGGAGATTCTCGGCGGCATCGAGCGTGGCCAGTGGTTCAAGCTGCGCATGACCGAAGACAGCTACAACGAGCAGTTGGAAATGGCCCAGGCCTATTTGACCGACCGTCGCAAGCTGCTGGACGACAAGTTCGAAGACAAGAAGCGCAAGCTGCAGCAGGGCGACGACCTGGCACCAGGCGTTCTGAAGATCGTCAAGGTTTACCTGGCTATCAAGCGTCGCATCCAGCCGGGTGACAAAATGGCTGGCCGTCACGGTAACAAGGGTGTCATCTCGGTCATCATGCCGATCGAGGATATGCCGCACGACGAGAACGGCACGCCGGTCGACATCGTATTGAACCCGTTGGGCGTACCGTCGCGCATGAACGTTGGTCAGATCCTCGAAACGCACTTGGGCCTTGCGGCCAAGGGGCTTGGCGAAAAGATCAACCGCATGCTCGAAGAACAGCGCAAGATCGCCGACCTGCGCAAGTTCCTCGGTGAGGTGTACAACATGGGTGGACGAATCGAAGACCTCGATTCGCTGACCGATGATGAAATCATCGAGCTGGCAGGTAACCTCCGTGGTGGTGTTCCGATGGCTACTGCCGTGTTCGACGGTGCACAGGAGCATGAGATCAAGCACATGCTGCGTTTGGCGGATCTGCCGGAGAGTGGCCAGATGCGGCTGTATGATGGCCGTACCGGCAACACGTTCGACCGTCCGGTTACCGTCGGCTACATGTACATGCTCAAGCTGAACCACCTGGTTGACGACAAGATGCACGCGCGTTCTACCGGTTCCTACAGCCTGGTCACCCAGCAGCCGTTGGGCGGTAAGGCGCAGTTCGGTGGTCAGCGCTTCGGGGAGATGGAGGTATGGGCTCTGGAAGCTTACGGCGCCGCCTACACTCTGCAGGAGATGCTCACCGTGAAGTCGGACGACGTGAACGGCCGTACCAAGATGTACAAGAACATCGTGGATGGCGACCATCGCATGGAAGCCGGTATGCCGGAATCCTTCAACGTGTTGGTCAAGGAAATCCGTTCGCTCGGTATCGACATCGAGCTGGAATCCGAATAA
- the rplL gene encoding 50S ribosomal protein L7/L12, protein MALSNEDIINAVSEMSVMQVVELIKAMEEKFGVSAAAAAAAGPAAAAAAVEEQTEFNVILLEAGEKKVNVIKAVRELTGLGLKEAKAVVDGAPGTVKEGVSKDEAEAAKKSLEEAGAKVELK, encoded by the coding sequence ATGGCTCTTAGCAACGAAGATATCATCAACGCCGTATCCGAAATGTCCGTCATGCAGGTTGTCGAGCTGATCAAGGCAATGGAAGAGAAGTTCGGCGTTTCTGCCGCCGCTGCTGCCGCCGCCGGTCCGGCTGCTGCCGCTGCCGCTGTAGAAGAACAGACTGAATTCAACGTCATTCTGCTTGAAGCTGGCGAGAAGAAAGTCAACGTGATCAAGGCTGTTCGCGAGCTGACCGGTCTGGGTCTGAAAGAAGCCAAGGCGGTTGTTGATGGCGCTCCTGGCACTGTCAAGGAAGGCGTTTCCAAGGACGAAGCTGAAGCCGCGAAGAAGTCGCTGGAAGAAGCAGGCGCCAAGGTCGAGCTCAAGTAA
- the rplJ gene encoding 50S ribosomal protein L10, with amino-acid sequence MAIKLEDKKAIVAEVNEAAQGALSAVVADARGVSVAAMTGLRRDAREAGVYVRVVRNTLMRRAVEGTQYECLNDVFVGPTLIAFSKEHPGAAARLFKDFSKGQDKFQIKAAAFEGNFIAAEQIDMLASLPTYDEAISQLMSVIQGATSKFVRTLAAVRDQKEAEAA; translated from the coding sequence GTGGCAATTAAGCTCGAAGACAAGAAGGCCATCGTCGCTGAAGTCAACGAAGCTGCCCAAGGTGCGCTGTCTGCCGTAGTGGCTGATGCCCGCGGCGTGAGCGTTGCCGCCATGACTGGTCTGCGCAGAGATGCGCGCGAAGCCGGCGTTTACGTACGTGTAGTACGTAACACGCTCATGCGTCGCGCCGTTGAGGGTACTCAATACGAGTGCCTGAACGACGTCTTTGTCGGCCCGACTCTTATCGCGTTTTCCAAGGAGCATCCGGGCGCAGCCGCTCGCCTGTTCAAGGATTTCTCGAAAGGTCAGGACAAGTTCCAGATCAAGGCCGCAGCCTTTGAAGGCAACTTCATTGCAGCAGAACAGATCGACATGCTGGCATCCCTGCCGACCTACGACGAGGCCATCAGTCAGCTGATGAGCGTCATCCAGGGCGCAACCAGCAAGTTCGTTCGTACCTTGGCCGCTGTTCGCGATCAGAAGGAAGCCGAAGCCGCTTAA
- the rplA gene encoding 50S ribosomal protein L1, with amino-acid sequence MAKLTKRQKAIAEKVQANKVYGFEEAATLLAEVSNVKFTESFDVSVNLGVDPRKSDQVVRGATLLPHGTGKTVRVAVFTQGANAEAALAAGADKVGMDDLAAEMKAGDLNYDVVIASPDAMRVVGQLGQLLGPRGLMPNPKVGTVAADVGTAVKNAKAGQVRYRTDKNGIIHCSVGKVGFDAVKLKENVEALLADLRKAKPSTSKGVYLKRVTLSTTMGPGVQIDQASLSS; translated from the coding sequence ATGGCTAAGTTGACCAAGCGTCAGAAGGCTATCGCTGAAAAAGTGCAGGCCAACAAGGTATACGGCTTCGAAGAAGCAGCGACGCTGCTGGCTGAAGTCTCCAATGTCAAATTCACCGAGTCGTTTGACGTCTCCGTGAATCTTGGCGTTGACCCACGTAAGTCCGACCAGGTTGTCCGTGGCGCGACATTGTTGCCCCACGGCACTGGCAAGACTGTTCGTGTCGCTGTGTTTACCCAAGGCGCCAATGCTGAAGCCGCGCTGGCTGCCGGTGCTGACAAGGTCGGCATGGATGATCTGGCTGCCGAGATGAAGGCGGGTGATCTCAACTATGACGTCGTCATCGCTTCGCCCGATGCGATGCGTGTTGTTGGTCAGCTGGGTCAGCTGCTCGGTCCGCGTGGTCTGATGCCGAACCCGAAGGTCGGCACCGTGGCCGCCGACGTTGGCACTGCAGTGAAGAACGCCAAAGCCGGTCAGGTCCGCTACCGCACCGACAAGAATGGCATCATTCATTGCTCGGTTGGCAAGGTCGGCTTTGACGCTGTCAAGCTGAAGGAAAACGTCGAGGCACTGCTGGCCGATCTGAGAAAGGCCAAGCCGTCTACCTCCAAGGGCGTTTACCTGAAGCGTGTGACTCTCAGCACCACCATGGGTCCGGGCGTGCAGATCGATCAGGCTTCGCTGAGTTCGTAA
- the rplK gene encoding 50S ribosomal protein L11 produces the protein MAKKIQAYIKLQVKAGQANPSPPVGPALGQHGVNIMEFCKAFNAKTQGMEPGLPTPVIITVYSDRSFTFETKSTPASVLLMKAAGLKGGSPRPNSQKVGTVTRAQLEEIAKTKQADLTAADMDAAVRTIAGSARSMGLTVEGV, from the coding sequence ATGGCAAAGAAGATTCAGGCTTATATCAAGCTGCAGGTCAAGGCCGGTCAGGCTAACCCAAGTCCGCCGGTTGGTCCGGCACTGGGTCAGCACGGTGTGAATATCATGGAGTTCTGCAAGGCATTCAATGCCAAGACTCAGGGCATGGAGCCTGGTCTGCCAACGCCTGTCATCATCACCGTATATAGCGACCGTAGCTTTACCTTTGAAACCAAGAGCACGCCCGCTTCCGTTCTGCTGATGAAGGCTGCAGGCCTGAAGGGTGGCTCGCCGCGCCCGAACAGCCAGAAAGTCGGAACCGTTACCCGTGCCCAGCTGGAAGAGATCGCCAAGACCAAGCAGGCTGACCTCACAGCTGCAGACATGGACGCAGCTGTACGCACCATCGCTGGCTCTGCGCGCAGCATGGGCCTCACCGTGGAGGGTGTGTAA
- the nusG gene encoding transcription termination/antitermination protein NusG has translation MSKRWYVVHAYSGFEKHVMRSLQERVKLAGMEDQFGEILVPTEEVVEMRNGQKRKSERKFFPGYVLVQMEMNEGTWHLVKDTSRVLGFIGGTADKPAPITDREAEAILRRVSEGTDKPKPKTLFEPGEVVRVTDGPFADFNGVVEEVNYEKSRVQVAVLIFGRPTPVELEFSQVEKG, from the coding sequence GTGTCTAAGCGTTGGTACGTCGTGCATGCTTATTCTGGTTTTGAAAAGCATGTCATGCGCTCCTTGCAGGAGCGTGTCAAGCTGGCCGGAATGGAAGATCAATTCGGCGAAATCCTTGTGCCCACCGAAGAAGTGGTGGAAATGCGCAACGGTCAGAAGCGCAAAAGTGAACGTAAATTTTTCCCTGGCTACGTACTGGTCCAGATGGAAATGAATGAAGGAACCTGGCACCTGGTTAAAGATACCAGTCGAGTGCTCGGGTTCATTGGCGGTACTGCCGACAAGCCTGCTCCGATTACCGATCGTGAGGCCGAGGCTATCCTGCGCCGTGTTTCCGAAGGAACCGATAAACCCAAGCCGAAGACTCTGTTCGAGCCAGGCGAGGTTGTTCGTGTTACCGACGGTCCGTTTGCGGACTTCAACGGCGTTGTTGAAGAAGTTAATTATGAGAAAAGCCGTGTTCAGGTGGCTGTTCTCATTTTTGGTCGCCCCACACCTGTGGAGCTGGAATTCAGTCAGGTCGAAAAGGGCTGA
- the secE gene encoding preprotein translocase subunit SecE has protein sequence MSTKAELHDSRFDVIKWVIVAIIVAAGVYGNHYFAAEPVLYRAVALVVLGLVAGFVALQTEKGKAFWTLTKEARIEIRKVVWPTRQETTQTTLIVVAVVLIMALILWGLDTLLGWIISQFIG, from the coding sequence ATGAGTACTAAGGCAGAGCTGCACGATAGCCGCTTCGACGTGATCAAGTGGGTTATTGTGGCCATTATCGTCGCTGCTGGCGTATATGGTAATCACTACTTTGCCGCAGAGCCTGTTTTGTACCGCGCGGTAGCGCTGGTTGTGCTTGGTCTCGTTGCAGGCTTCGTTGCCCTGCAGACCGAAAAAGGCAAAGCCTTCTGGACGCTGACCAAAGAAGCGCGCATTGAAATCCGCAAGGTTGTTTGGCCGACCCGTCAAGAAACTACCCAGACGACGTTGATTGTCGTCGCGGTGGTGCTGATCATGGCCCTGATTCTCTGGGGGCTCGACACGCTGCTGGGTTGGATCATATCTCAGTTCATTGGTTAA
- the tuf gene encoding elongation factor Tu: MAKEKFERSKPHLNVGTIGHVDHGKTTLTAALTKVCAESYGGSARAFDQIDNAPEEKARGITINTSHVEYDSPTRHYAHVDCPGHADYVKNMITGAAQMDGAILVCSAADGPMPQTREHILLSRQVGVPYIVVFLNKADMVDDEELLELVEMEVRDLLSTYDFPGDDTPIIIGSALMALEGKDDNGIGVSAVQKLVETLDSYIPEPERAIDKPFLMPIEDVFSISGRGTVVTGRVERGIVKVQEEVEIVGIKATTKTTCTGVEMFRKLLDEGRAGENVGVLLRGTKREDVERGQVLAKPGTIKPHTKFEAEVYVLGKDEGGRHTPFFKGYRPQFYFRTTDVTGSCELPEGVEMVMPGDNVKLIVTLIAPIAMEDGLRFAIREGGRTVGAGVVAKIIE, translated from the coding sequence ATGGCCAAAGAGAAGTTCGAACGTAGCAAACCGCACCTGAACGTGGGCACCATCGGTCACGTTGACCATGGCAAGACCACTCTGACCGCTGCTCTGACCAAGGTCTGTGCAGAATCCTACGGCGGTTCTGCCCGCGCTTTCGACCAGATCGACAACGCGCCGGAAGAGAAGGCTCGTGGTATCACCATCAACACCTCGCACGTGGAATACGATTCTCCGACTCGTCACTACGCGCACGTTGACTGCCCCGGCCACGCTGACTACGTCAAGAACATGATCACCGGTGCTGCGCAGATGGACGGCGCGATCCTGGTATGTTCGGCTGCTGACGGCCCGATGCCGCAGACTCGCGAGCACATCCTGCTGTCCCGCCAGGTAGGCGTTCCTTACATCGTCGTGTTCCTGAACAAGGCTGACATGGTCGATGACGAAGAGCTGCTGGAACTGGTCGAGATGGAAGTTCGTGACCTGCTGAGCACCTATGACTTCCCGGGTGACGACACCCCGATCATCATCGGCTCCGCGCTGATGGCGCTGGAAGGCAAGGACGACAACGGTATCGGCGTTTCCGCGGTGCAGAAGCTGGTTGAGACTCTGGACAGCTACATCCCGGAGCCCGAGCGTGCGATCGATAAGCCGTTCCTGATGCCGATCGAAGACGTGTTCTCGATCTCCGGTCGCGGTACCGTTGTGACTGGTCGTGTCGAGCGCGGTATCGTCAAGGTTCAGGAAGAAGTGGAAATCGTCGGTATCAAGGCGACTACCAAGACTACCTGTACTGGCGTCGAAATGTTCCGCAAGCTGCTTGACGAAGGCCGTGCCGGTGAGAACGTTGGTGTTCTGCTGCGTGGTACCAAGCGTGAAGACGTAGAGCGTGGTCAGGTACTGGCCAAGCCGGGCACCATCAAGCCGCACACCAAGTTCGAAGCTGAAGTGTACGTGCTGGGCAAGGATGAAGGCGGTCGTCACACTCCGTTCTTCAAGGGCTACCGTCCGCAGTTCTACTTCCGTACCACCGACGTAACCGGTTCGTGCGAGCTGCCGGAAGGCGTTGAAATGGTAATGCCGGGCGACAACGTCAAGCTGATTGTCACCCTGATCGCTCCGATCGCCATGGAAGACGGCCTGCGCTTCGCGATTCGCGAAGGCGGTCGTACCGTTGGTGCCGGCGTGGTTGCCAAGATCATCGAGTAA
- a CDS encoding SPOR domain-containing protein: MRSLFLLLLLLNILYALWQLQDGMADRALRDQADRPLEQRLVSQERAKSVEPSAAAQNLEQSVNGTVLCVSLGAFDERGRAEQLRQRMLALGIGSDVVVREVAGSLDFWLIHPVSGGRSVALAKLSELQESGIDSFLITQGSLANNLSLGVFGREDYAQARLAQLRDQGYPVRLEPVAKRGREYLVQVNSDARRLVDQALLGRLRESFPQLQHQYLPCRAVAAVTSIP, translated from the coding sequence ATGCGCTCGCTCTTTCTGCTGCTTCTCCTGCTGAACATCCTATATGCTCTGTGGCAGCTCCAGGACGGCATGGCCGACCGTGCCCTGCGTGACCAGGCGGACCGGCCGTTGGAGCAGCGACTGGTATCCCAGGAGCGCGCCAAGTCAGTCGAGCCAAGCGCGGCTGCACAAAACCTCGAGCAAAGCGTTAATGGCACGGTGCTCTGCGTCAGTCTGGGCGCTTTTGACGAGCGTGGGCGGGCCGAGCAGCTAAGGCAACGCATGCTCGCGCTCGGTATCGGTTCAGACGTGGTTGTGCGCGAGGTGGCTGGCTCGCTAGATTTTTGGTTGATACACCCGGTGTCCGGCGGGCGCTCGGTAGCGCTGGCGAAGCTTTCCGAGCTGCAGGAGAGTGGTATCGACAGTTTTTTGATTACCCAAGGATCGCTGGCCAACAATCTTTCGCTCGGCGTGTTCGGGCGAGAGGATTATGCGCAGGCGCGGCTTGCCCAGTTGCGCGATCAGGGTTACCCGGTACGTCTCGAGCCAGTGGCGAAGCGCGGACGGGAGTACCTGGTTCAGGTGAACAGCGATGCCCGTCGCCTGGTAGACCAGGCTTTGCTGGGCAGGCTGCGGGAGAGTTTTCCTCAGCTGCAGCATCAATATCTACCTTGCCGGGCCGTTGCGGCAGTCACCTCTATCCCCTAG
- a CDS encoding type III pantothenate kinase, which translates to MLLELDCGNTLIKWRLLDRENRVRDRDMSPDLVELQRLLGGQEREISGCRLVSVRSPDETQVVVDQLTSWLKLHPQVARPNETLVGVSNGYLDPQRLGMDRWLALVAGYHLCRKACVIIDLGTAVTVDFVAVDGKHLGGYIAPGSKLLRSGLKRHTRLIRYEEQPKSDLEIPRPGRTTAEAVEYGCDLMLSGFVREQLRIAHQILGGSLVVILTGGDAERMAELLPEGCHIVSDLVFEGLALACPMELS; encoded by the coding sequence ATGCTTCTTGAACTGGATTGCGGCAATACGCTGATAAAATGGCGACTGCTTGACCGTGAGAATCGCGTTCGTGACCGTGACATGTCGCCGGATTTGGTGGAGCTTCAGCGGTTGCTGGGCGGCCAGGAGCGAGAAATTAGCGGGTGTCGCTTGGTTAGCGTTCGCTCGCCTGATGAAACGCAAGTCGTAGTAGATCAATTGACCAGTTGGCTAAAGCTGCACCCGCAAGTGGCGCGTCCGAACGAGACGCTGGTCGGAGTCAGCAATGGGTATCTCGATCCGCAGCGACTGGGCATGGATCGATGGCTTGCGCTCGTGGCGGGCTATCATCTTTGCCGCAAAGCTTGCGTGATCATCGATCTTGGTACTGCGGTCACGGTCGACTTTGTCGCTGTTGATGGTAAGCACCTCGGTGGCTATATCGCTCCGGGTAGCAAGTTGTTGCGCAGCGGACTCAAGCGACACACTCGGCTGATCCGTTACGAGGAGCAGCCTAAGAGCGATCTCGAAATCCCCCGGCCGGGTCGTACCACCGCCGAGGCAGTGGAGTACGGCTGTGATCTGATGCTTTCCGGCTTCGTGCGGGAGCAGTTGCGAATCGCTCACCAGATTCTCGGGGGTAGTCTCGTTGTCATACTTACCGGAGGCGACGCTGAGCGCATGGCCGAGCTTCTTCCGGAGGGCTGTCACATAGTTAGCGACCTCGTCTTCGAAGGGCTTGCTCTGGCCTGCCCTATGGAGCTGAGCTGA
- a CDS encoding biotin--[acetyl-CoA-carboxylase] ligase, whose product MLGKLLDLMSDGDFHSGEWLGQQLGVSRAAVWKSLKKLEEDGYPLYSVRGRGYCAPKGASLLDAERIIDRLPEDCRRRWEWRVVNEIDSTNAEAHRLVGKLGPHPLVVTSEQQRSGRGRRGRSWASPYGQNIYLTVVEPFEAGAQSLEGLSLVVGLALVEALEDAGYAGCQLKWPNDVLLDGSKLAGILIEIAGDLSAECVAVIGVGVNVLMSRSEHIDQQWTSLFLSDRSAELDRNRLIALFLARLHEALEIFRRDGFSSFVRVWSERDAWLGRMVRVVSGDNATEGIDLGVNDSGALRLSTGAGEVAMHGGEVSLRLVDAS is encoded by the coding sequence ATGCTAGGCAAGCTGCTCGACCTCATGTCCGATGGTGACTTTCATTCAGGTGAATGGCTTGGCCAACAGCTGGGCGTAAGCAGGGCGGCAGTGTGGAAGTCGTTAAAAAAACTGGAGGAAGACGGCTATCCGCTGTATAGCGTTCGCGGTAGAGGCTACTGCGCTCCGAAAGGAGCTTCCCTCCTCGATGCTGAGCGGATAATCGACCGGTTGCCAGAAGACTGCCGCCGTAGGTGGGAGTGGCGGGTCGTTAATGAGATCGACTCGACCAATGCCGAAGCGCACCGCTTGGTCGGCAAGTTGGGTCCTCATCCACTAGTTGTGACCAGCGAGCAGCAGCGCAGCGGTCGCGGCCGGCGCGGCCGGTCCTGGGCCAGCCCTTACGGGCAGAATATCTACCTTACCGTGGTTGAACCATTCGAGGCTGGAGCGCAGTCGCTTGAGGGCCTCAGTCTTGTAGTAGGCCTGGCGCTGGTTGAAGCGCTGGAAGACGCTGGATACGCTGGATGTCAGCTAAAGTGGCCTAACGACGTGCTTCTAGATGGTAGCAAGCTCGCCGGGATACTGATCGAGATCGCCGGCGATCTTAGTGCCGAGTGTGTAGCCGTCATCGGTGTCGGGGTAAACGTATTGATGTCCCGCTCCGAGCATATCGACCAGCAATGGACGTCGCTGTTTCTATCGGATCGCTCAGCTGAGCTAGATCGAAATCGGCTTATCGCACTTTTCCTGGCGCGCTTGCATGAAGCGTTGGAGATATTCCGTCGCGATGGGTTCTCGTCGTTCGTCCGCGTATGGTCGGAGCGAGACGCATGGCTCGGCCGTATGGTAAGAGTCGTATCCGGTGACAATGCAACGGAAGGTATCGACTTGGGCGTAAATGATTCCGGAGCGCTTAGGCTTTCTACGGGGGCAGGCGAAGTGGCGATGCATGGTGGTGAAGTTAGCCTGAGGCTTGTCGATGCTTCTTGA